The proteins below come from a single Eucalyptus grandis isolate ANBG69807.140 chromosome 3, ASM1654582v1, whole genome shotgun sequence genomic window:
- the LOC104436401 gene encoding uncharacterized protein LOC104436401 → MADDFAKAVDDGLRLSKRLYFGKDRAVTAPRSPAPMERAPAAGEAALLLLPASPMVYAVIPDPTVVDNPDIPSYQPHVHGRCDPPALIPLQMNGIEVEADCQLDAAVVRVSGSWRVHCVMGSKCCDCRVAIPMGEQGSVLGLEVKVSKRSYVTQIVAVEDKKDIDKAARAEDGGYLKPHIFTLRIPRVDGGSNISVKVCWSQKLSYCNGQFTLSVPFSFPEYVTPAGKKISKKEKIQVNVDSGTGSEVLCKTTSHPLKEVKRHVGKLAFLYESEVLTWSKTDLNFSYTVSPATMLGSVLLQSPSIHDFDQREMFCLYLLPGNQQNRKVFRKDVVFVVDISGSMKGKLLVDAKSALSTALRKLDPEDSFSILAFNSEVYQHSTSMVLATSEAIEAAIEWIDNNFIADGGTNILQPLNKALDILSDCQGSIPTILLVTDGTVEDEKHICDVMKSRIKKGGSLCPRIFTFGIGTYCNHHFLRMLAIIGRGQYDAAYDVGSVELRMESLFAKVTSIVLADIVIDLLDDLEVEMCPSRLPDLSLASPLAVFGRYNGKFPDHLQVKGISADWSTHVIDLKILRAKDILLDRLFAKQQINHFTAKAWFSEDKQLEEKVAKLSIQSGIASEFTRMILIEADEATKATESAGSDKAPRKMPDPKVYKQIMLRSLCIGFGNLTATIENIPPGAEQVKLPEAAEILVKAASNCCGTICNHCCCMCCIQCCSRLNDQFVMVMTQLCTALACFGCFECCAICCSGNDG, encoded by the exons ATGGCCGACGATTTCGCGAAGGCGGTGGACGACGGCCTCCGCCTCTCCAAGCGCCTCTACTTCGGGAAGGACCGGGCGGTCACCGCCCCCCGGTCCCCGGCGCCGATGGAGAGGGcgccggcggcgggggaggcggcgctcctcctcctcccggcGTCGCCCATGGTGTACGCCGTGATCCCCGACCCCACGGTCGTGGACAACCCGGACATCCCGAGCTATCAGCCGCACGTGCACGGCCGGTGCGACCCCCCCGCGCTGATCCCGCTCCAGATGAACGGGATCGAGGTGGAGGCGGACTGCCAGCTCGACGCGGCCGTCGTCCGGGTCAGCGGCTCGTGGCGGGTCCATTGCGTCATGGGCAGCAAGTGCTGCGACTGCCGCGTCGCGATCCCCATGGGCGAGCAG GGATCAGTTTTAGGTCTTGAGGTAAAAGTTTCTAAAAGATCGTATGTCACACAAATTGTTGCTGTGGAAGACAAGAAAGATATAGACAAAGCAGCAAGAGCTGAAGACGGGGGCTACCTTAAACCCCATATATTTACCTTAAGAATACCACGG GTGGATGGGGGTTCAAACATATCAGTCAAGGTCTGTTGGTCTCAGAAATTATCATATTGTAATGGTCAGTTCACCTTGAGCGTGCCATTTAGTTTCCCTGAGTATGTTACTCCTGCTGGGAAGAAAatctcaaagaaagaaaagatacaGGTGAATGTGGACTCTGGCACTGGAAGTGAAGTTTTGTGCAAAACGACCAGCCATCCATTGAAG gAAGTGAAACGTCATGTGGGGAAGTTGGCTTTCCTGTACGAGTCAGAAGTTCTCACGTGGTCAAAGACTGACCTGAATTTTTCATACACA GTCTCGCCAGCTactatgcttgggagtgtactCTTGCAGTCTCCATCTATTCATGATTTTGATCAAAGAGAAATGTTCTGTTTATACCTTCTTCCAGGAAACCAACAGAATAGGAAG GTGTTCAGAAAGGATGTAGTATTTGTTGTTGATATTAGTGGAAGCATGAAGGGCAAACTACTTGTGGATGCTAAAAGTGCCTTATCAACAGCACTGCGCAAACTTGACCCCGAGGATTCATTTAGTATCCTAGCTTTTAATAGTGAGGTTTACCAACACTCCACATCCATGGTGTTAGCTACCAGTGAAGCAATTGAAGCGGCTATTGAATGGATCGATAATAACTTTATTGCTGACGGTGGTACCAACATCTTGCAGCCTCTGAATAAA GCACTAGACATCCTGTCAGACTGTCAAGGTTCGATACCTACCATCCTCCTGGTTACAGATGGAACTGTTGAAGATGAGAAACACATTTGTGATGTAATGAAGAGTCGAATAAAGAAAGGAGGATCGTTATGTCCACGCATCTTTACTTTTGGTATAG GAACATACTGTAATCACCATTTCCTACGGATGCTTGCCATCATAGGCAGAGGACAGTATGATGCTGCATATGATGTAG GTTCAGTTGAGCTTCGGATGGAGAGCTTGTTTGCCAAAGTGACATCAATTGTCCTTGCGGATATAGTGATTGACCTGTTAGATGATCTTGAAGTTGAG ATGTGTCCATCCCGACTACCAGACTTATCACTTGCATCCCCATTGGCTGTTTTTGGGAGATATAATGGAAAGTTTCCTGACCATCTTCAAGTAAAGGGTATCTCAGCAGATTGGAGCACTCATGTGATAGACTTAAAGATTCTTAGGGCAAAGGACATATTACTTGACAGG TTATTTGCAAAGCAACAGATCAACCATTTCACAGCTAAGGCATGGTTCTCGGAAGACAAACAGCTTGAGGAGAAG GTTGCAAAACTGAGCATACAGAGTGGTATTGCTTCAGAATTCACTCGTATGATCTTAATAGAAGCTGATGAGGCAACAAAAGCCACGGAATCAGCTGGTTCAGATAAG GCACCGAGGAAGATGCCTGACCCCAAAGTCTATAAGCAGATAATGCTGAGAAGCCTTTGCATTGGCTTCGGCAACTTGACTGCAACCATTGAGAACATTCCTCCAGGGGCTGAACAAGTGAAATTGCCCGAAGCTGCAGAAATCTTAGTGAAGGCAGCGTCAAACTGTTGTGGGACAATATGCAACCATTGCTGTTGCATGTGCTGCATCCAGTGCTGCTCGCGGCTAAATGACCAATTCGTGATGGTGATGACTCAGCTATGTACTGCCTTAGCTTGTTTTGGCTGCTTTGAGTGCTGCGCAATATGCTGTTCAGGGAACGATGGATGA